One segment of Meriones unguiculatus strain TT.TT164.6M chromosome X, Bangor_MerUng_6.1, whole genome shotgun sequence DNA contains the following:
- the LOC132650002 gene encoding LOW QUALITY PROTEIN: uncharacterized protein LOC132650002 (The sequence of the model RefSeq protein was modified relative to this genomic sequence to represent the inferred CDS: inserted 4 bases in 2 codons; substituted 3 bases at 3 genomic stop codons), whose translation MAGLRGAARRPTNLTKVREVVQGPEESAAAYLEWLMDAFRWFTHYDPASDEHRATVAWVQGATGCKQYTWTTRRTVDLGVGRVSHSFLVMPDCPYPLLGRDILTKIGAHIYFIPEGPQVTDKRGDPIHVLTIHLEDEYRLFKNLKEGEKDIDWWVKEYPEAWVETAGLGKARKQPPVQIELKPQAAPVAVRQYPMSKEAHDGIRPHIQXLLDLGVLKRCXSAWNTPLLPVQKPGSNDYRPVQDLREVNKQVMDLHPTVPNPYNLLSSLPPDRAWYTVLDLKDAFFCLQLSPASQDIFAFEWKDPDSGVSGQLTWTRLPQGFKNSPTIFDEALHRDLAHFRATNTQVTLLQYVDDILLAADCQKTCLKATGQLLQELGELGYRASAKKAQICRKQVSYLGYILKEGKRWLLEARKETVXHIPPPRTTKQLREFLGTAGFCRLWIPGFAEMAAPLYALTKXAMTFSWGKDEQAAFDNIKQALMSAPALGLPDVTKPFHLYVAENQGMAKGLLIQKIGPWKRPVAYLSKKLDPVAAGWPTCLRIIAAVAALVKDADKLTLGQDLTVYAPHALESVVRXPPDRWLTNARMTHYQTLLLNNDRITFAPATGLNPATLLPDPEIQPPEHDCLQVLVEEQGWRKDLKDQPLPDAEVIYYTVGSSFLENGKRKAGAAVVDGHKVIWAQALPEGTSAQKAELIALTQALTLGQDKKINIYTDSRYAFATAHVHGAIYQQRGLLTSAGKEIKNKNEILALLNALLLPTKVSIIHCLGHQKGNSKAAKGNNMADQEAKAAARGKDHLEQIQRKQGTFDANVGAWIDSKGKVILPQEDAKRLIAQMHQWTHLGARKLTEIVLQSPYRILNLTALTEKVTQTCITCQKVNVGKNFQSSGKRLRGTRPGMHWEVDFTKIKPARYGNKYLLVFVDTFSGWVEAFPTKKETALVIVKKILEDIFPRFGVPKVIGSDNGPAFVAQVSQEVARFLGTNWKLHCAYRPQSSGQVKSINRTLKETLTKLTMETGGDWVVLLPLALFRVRNTPSLLNLTPFELLYGVPAPLNLLGDPLDITSGNSDLLSRLKGLQLIQKEIWNKVGSAYAPGSLEVPHQFQVGDLVYIRRHRSQNLEPQWKGPYCILLTTPMAVKVEGIAAWIHASHVKPAPEDSTSDWKIQPSDKPLKLKLVKNVSRG comes from the exons atggcGGGTCTCCGTGGGGCTGCTCGAAGACCCACCAATTTGACTAAGGTAAGAGAAGTGGTCCAGGGGCCGGAGGAATCTGCTGCAGCCTACTTAGAATGGCTGATGGATGCATTCCGCTGGTTTACTCACTATGACCCTGCTTCAGATGAGCACAGGGCAACAGTGgct tgggttcaaggggccactggatgtaagcaatatacatggactacccgaagaacagtggaccttggagtgggccGGGTATCCCACTCGTTCTTAGTCATGCCTGACTGCCCATACCCATTGCTGGGACGGGATATTCTGaccaaaataggagcccacatcTATTTTATCCCAGAAGGCCCACAGGTTACAGATAAAAGAGGGGATCCTATTCACGTGCTTACAATTCACTTGGAAGATGAATACcggctatttaaaaatttaaaagagggggaaaaagacattgactggtgggtaaaagaataccctgaggcctgggttgaaacagctggcttaggaaaagcaagaaagcaaccaccagtccagatagagctaaaacctcaggcagccccagttgcagtgcggcagtatccaatgtctaaggaagcccatgatgggattcgccctcatatacagtgactccttgacctaggggttttGAAAAGGTGTTAATCTGCTTGGAATACTCCATTACTGCCGGTCCAAAAGCCTGGGAGCAACGATTATCGGCCTGTGcaagacctgagggaagttaacaaacaggttatggacttacatccaacagtccccaacccgtataacctgctgagctcccttccccctgacagagcctggtatactgttctagaccttaaagatgcattcttttgtcttcaacttagccctgccagccaagacattttcgcttttgaatggaaagatccCGACTCCGGGGTCTCGGGCCAACTAACATGGACTCGACTTCCCCAAGGATTTAAGaattctcctaccatatttgatgaagccctgcaccgagacctggcacacttccgggccacaaatactcaggtaactcttctccagtacgtggatgacatcttactagctgcagattgtcagaaaacctgtctcaaagccacTGGCCAACTTTTACAAGAATTGGGCGAACTCggctatagagcatcagcaaagaaggcccagatatgccggaaacaggtcagttacctggggtatatactaaaggaaggaaaaagatggttattggaggctagaaaagagactgt tcatattccccctccacgaactacaaaacaactgagggaatttcttggtacagcggggttttgccgattatggattcctgggttcgctgaaatggcagcccctctgtatgcccttacaaa ggcaatgactttttcctggggaaaagatgaacaggctgcatttgataatattaaacaggctttaatgtcagctccagccttgggacttcctgatgtcactaaaccttttcatctctatgtggccgagaaccaAGGAATGGCTAAAGGGTTGTTAATTCAaaagattggaccctggaagagaccggtagcttatctatctaaaaagcttgatccagtagcagcaggatggccgacctgccttcggataatagcagcagtcgccgcattggtaaaggatgctgacaagctgaccttgggacaagatcttactgtttatgcccctcatgcccttgagagtgttgtcagatagccacctgatcgctggctcacgaatgcGCGCATGACTCATTATCAaactttgcttttgaataatgacaggattacttttgccccagcaacggggctaaaccctgccaccctgttaccagatccagagattcagcccccagagcatgattgcttgcaggtgttggtggaagaacagggatggcgaaaggacttaaaagaccagcctctgccagatgctgaggtgatATATTACACAGTTGGGAGTAGCtttttggaaaatggaaaaagaaaagcgggagcagcggtggtggatggacacaaggtaatatgggcccaagcgctgcctgaaggcacctctgctcaaaaagcagaactaattgccttaactcaagcattaactttggggcaagacaaaaagataaacatctacactgacagcaggtatgcctttgctacggcccatgtgcacggggccatctaccaGCAGAGAGGCCTATTGACGTCAGccggtaaagaaattaaaaataaaaatgaaatcttggccttgctcaatgccttactactgcccaccaaggtaagcataattcactgcctgggacatcagaagggaaattccaaggcagcaaagggaaataacatggctgatcaggaggctaaagcagctgctagaggaa aggatcacctggagcaaatacagagaaaacaagggacattcgatgctaatgtgggagcatggattgactccaaaggtaaggtcattttgccacaggaagatgctaagagactaatagcgcaaatgcatcaatggactcatttaggggcaaggaaattgactgaaattgttctccaatctccttaccgaatactaaacctcactgctcTAACCGAAAAAGTGACTCAGACATGTATAACTTGCCAAAAGGTAAACGTAGGAAAGAATTTCCAAAGCTCAGGAAAACGGTTAaggggaactagacctggaatgcattgggaagtggactttACCAAGATCAAGCCGGCcaggtatggaaataaatatcttctagtctttgtagataccttctcaggatgggtggaagcttttcccactaAGAAAGAGACTGCTCTGGTTATAGTCAAGAAGAttttggaagacatttttccccggtttggagttccaaaggtaatcgggtcagacaatgggccagccttcgttgctcaggtaagtcaggaggtggccagatttttggggactaattggaaattacattgtgcatatagaccccaaagttcaggacaggtgaAAAgcataaatagaactctaaaagagacccttactaaattgaccatggagactggaggtgactgggtggtactcctccctctggctctttttagGGTCAGGAATACTCCTTCCTTGTTGAATCTCACGCCTTTTGAACTATTGTatggagttcctgctcccttgaatctcctgggagaccctcttgacataactagtggtaactctgacttgttgtccaggttaaagggactgcagcttattcaaaaagaaatctggaacaaggttggcagtgcatatgcgccaggatccttagaggtgccacatcagttccaagttggagacttggtttatATACGGCGACACCGTAGTCAAAATTTGGAACCCCAGTGGAAAGGTCCTTactgcatcctgctcaccaccccaatgGCTGTGAAGGTAGAAGGCATTGCTGCTTGGATCCACGCATCACACGTCAAACCCGCTCCAGAGGACTCCACttctgactggaaaatccagcccaGTGACAAACCCTTAAAACTTAAACTTGTTAAGAATGTTAGCCGTGGGTGA